One region of Flavobacterium sp. KACC 22763 genomic DNA includes:
- a CDS encoding arsenate reductase family protein gives MNKIYYLSSCDTCRKIIKSLPENNLVFQDIRQDPITEEQLEEMHKLAGSYEALFSRKAQLYKSMGLKDQTLTEADYKKYILEHYTFLSRPVFIIDGKIYIGNSQKNVAEVINALS, from the coding sequence ATGAACAAAATATACTATTTATCGTCTTGCGACACTTGTAGAAAAATCATCAAAAGTTTACCTGAAAACAATTTAGTCTTTCAAGACATCAGACAAGATCCAATTACAGAAGAACAATTGGAAGAAATGCACAAACTTGCTGGAAGCTACGAGGCTTTATTCAGCAGAAAAGCACAGTTATACAAATCAATGGGACTTAAAGATCAAACTCTAACAGAAGCCGATTATAAAAAATACATTTTAGAACATTACACGTTCTTAAGCCGTCCAGTTTTTATCATTGATGGTAAAATTTACATCGGCAACAGCCAAAAAAATGTAGCCGAAGTGATAAATGCTTTAAGCTAA
- a CDS encoding septal ring lytic transglycosylase RlpA family protein, with protein MRNKKNILFATIALTLISGFTYMISQTKPTTEPKIIQDTVKNVKPTIIPLPDSVFTDKGLKLRPYKKNAHASYYADRFNGKRTANGSRFNNNSYTAAHKKLPFGTRVKVTNEANGKFVIVKITDRGPFVKTREIDLSKRAFMDITKSKGAGAMKVTIETIIE; from the coding sequence ATGAGAAATAAAAAAAACATTTTATTCGCCACAATCGCTTTAACCTTAATTAGCGGCTTTACCTACATGATAAGCCAGACCAAACCTACAACAGAACCTAAAATCATTCAAGATACTGTTAAAAATGTAAAACCAACTATTATCCCATTGCCGGATTCAGTTTTTACAGACAAAGGTTTAAAACTTAGACCATACAAGAAAAACGCTCATGCCTCCTACTATGCAGATCGTTTTAATGGAAAAAGAACCGCTAACGGAAGCCGATTCAACAACAACAGCTACACAGCAGCTCACAAAAAGCTTCCTTTTGGAACAAGAGTAAAAGTAACCAATGAAGCTAATGGCAAATTTGTCATCGTAAAAATTACAGATCGCGGTCCATTTGTAAAAACCCGCGAAATCGATTTGTCTAAAAGAGCTTTTATGGACATTACAAAAAGTAAAGGTGCCGGAGCAATGAAGGTTACCATCGAAACCATAATCGAATAA
- a CDS encoding short chain dehydrogenase yields MKILLIGANGEIGKILLPAFAKNHEIISAGRNSGDFRIDLSDSNSIEKLFEEVKNIDACICVAGDCYTGDLLSLDEKKLNIGIQNKLLGQINLVLIGQKYLNDNGSFTLTSGKMGDKPVKNNISKAIVNGGINSFILAASLELERGIRLNAISPAKVADIPTEDLINAYAKSIEETINGEIIKVNY; encoded by the coding sequence ATGAAAATACTTTTAATTGGAGCAAATGGAGAAATTGGCAAAATACTGCTTCCTGCTTTCGCAAAAAATCATGAAATAATTTCGGCTGGAAGAAACAGCGGAGATTTCCGAATCGACTTATCAGATTCAAATTCGATTGAAAAATTATTCGAAGAAGTCAAAAACATCGATGCTTGTATTTGTGTTGCGGGTGACTGTTACACAGGAGATTTGCTTTCGCTTGACGAAAAAAAACTAAATATTGGCATTCAGAACAAATTGCTTGGACAAATTAATCTGGTTTTAATTGGGCAAAAATACTTAAACGACAACGGATCATTTACACTCACTTCAGGAAAAATGGGCGATAAACCGGTTAAGAATAATATAAGTAAAGCTATTGTAAATGGCGGAATCAACAGTTTTATTCTTGCAGCTTCTCTGGAACTGGAAAGAGGAATTAGACTTAATGCTATTAGTCCGGCAAAAGTCGCAGATATTCCGACTGAAGATTTAATAAACGCTTATGCGAAGAGTATTGAAGAAACTATAAATGGAGAAATTATTAAAGTAAACTATTAA
- a CDS encoding lipocalin-like domain-containing protein, whose amino-acid sequence MKNAILMILLLILNSINAQKKSEFTGSWTLISVENTNSDGTKNLPYDTNPKGFLFFDEKGNYAIQIYKDKRAKIASGDKNKCTPEENAAIVQGSNSHFGEYQIDETNKTITFKIKTASFPNWEGTIQKRSYTFAKNELKYAVTNTTQGGKSVTAEVVWKKL is encoded by the coding sequence ATGAAAAACGCAATTTTGATGATATTGCTTTTGATTTTAAATTCAATCAATGCTCAAAAAAAATCTGAATTTACAGGTTCATGGACTTTGATTTCGGTTGAAAACACCAATTCTGACGGGACAAAAAATCTTCCTTACGATACAAATCCAAAGGGCTTTTTATTCTTTGATGAAAAAGGAAACTATGCGATTCAGATTTATAAAGATAAAAGGGCAAAAATTGCATCTGGAGATAAAAACAAATGCACTCCCGAAGAAAACGCTGCAATTGTACAAGGAAGCAATTCGCATTTTGGCGAATATCAAATTGACGAAACAAATAAGACAATAACTTTTAAAATAAAAACGGCATCTTTTCCAAACTGGGAAGGAACAATTCAAAAGAGGTCGTACACTTTTGCAAAGAACGAACTTAAATATGCTGTAACCAATACTACGCAAGGCGGAAAATCGGTAACAGCTGAAGTTGTCTGGAAAAAGTTATGA
- the pgi gene encoding glucose-6-phosphate isomerase has translation MALNTTNPTGTEAWKNLQNHYNAIHETTIQELFQQDSARAEKFNLQWNDFLVDYSKNNISQETVSLLLELANSIGLKDAIAQYFGGELINQTENRAVLHTALRAPESAVIKVDGENVIPEVFAVKNKIKNFTEEVISGQRKGYTGKAFTDVVNIGIGGSDLGPVMAVEALQFYKNHLNTHFVSNVDGDHVNEVIKKLNPETTLFVIVSKTFTTQETLSNSETIKEWFLKSASQEDIAKHFVAVSTNIKNVTEFGINPDNVFPMWDWVGGRFSLWSAVGLSIALAVGFDNYNDLLSGAYEMDEHFKSAEFDENIPVILALLSVWYNNFYGAESEALIPYTQYLHKLAPYLQQAFMESNGKSVGRDGKPVNYQTGTIIWGEPGTNSQHAFFQLIHQGTKRIPTDFVGFVKPLYGNEDHHDKLMSNFFAQTEALMNGKTEAQVQAEFDKQGLSADKASYLRPFKVFTGNKPTNTILIQKLTPKSLGSLIALYEHKIFVQGVIWNIFSFDQWGVELGKQLANSILNEINSKTVKSHDSSTSFLLNHFLKNK, from the coding sequence ATGGCTTTAAACACAACAAACCCAACTGGGACTGAAGCGTGGAAAAATCTACAAAACCACTATAACGCAATTCACGAAACCACAATACAAGAATTGTTTCAACAAGATAGTGCCCGTGCAGAAAAATTCAATTTACAATGGAATGATTTTTTAGTAGATTATTCAAAAAATAATATTAGTCAGGAAACGGTTTCTCTTTTGCTAGAATTAGCAAACTCAATTGGATTGAAAGATGCAATTGCACAATATTTTGGAGGAGAATTAATCAATCAGACAGAAAACCGTGCAGTTTTACATACAGCATTACGTGCTCCAGAATCGGCAGTTATTAAAGTAGACGGAGAAAATGTAATTCCAGAAGTATTCGCAGTAAAAAATAAAATCAAAAATTTTACTGAAGAAGTTATTTCTGGACAAAGAAAAGGATATACCGGAAAAGCTTTTACTGATGTTGTCAATATTGGTATTGGCGGTTCTGACCTTGGTCCTGTTATGGCTGTTGAAGCTTTGCAATTTTACAAAAATCACCTAAACACACATTTCGTTTCAAATGTTGACGGTGACCACGTAAATGAAGTTATCAAAAAGCTAAATCCTGAAACGACACTTTTCGTGATTGTTTCTAAAACTTTTACTACTCAGGAAACGCTTTCGAATTCAGAAACTATAAAAGAATGGTTTTTAAAATCGGCTTCTCAAGAAGACATTGCAAAACACTTCGTAGCGGTTTCTACAAACATTAAAAATGTAACAGAATTCGGAATTAATCCAGACAACGTTTTCCCAATGTGGGACTGGGTTGGAGGAAGATTTTCTCTTTGGAGTGCAGTTGGTTTAAGCATTGCTTTGGCTGTTGGATTTGACAATTATAATGATTTATTAAGTGGTGCCTATGAAATGGATGAACATTTCAAATCGGCAGAATTTGATGAAAACATTCCAGTTATTTTAGCTTTGTTAAGTGTTTGGTACAATAATTTTTATGGCGCTGAGAGCGAAGCTTTGATTCCATACACACAATATTTACACAAACTTGCTCCTTATTTACAACAAGCTTTTATGGAAAGTAACGGAAAAAGTGTTGGACGTGATGGAAAACCTGTTAACTATCAAACTGGAACAATCATTTGGGGAGAACCAGGAACAAACTCACAACATGCTTTCTTCCAATTAATTCACCAAGGAACAAAAAGAATCCCAACAGATTTCGTAGGATTTGTAAAACCTCTTTATGGTAACGAAGATCATCACGATAAATTAATGTCTAACTTCTTTGCTCAGACCGAAGCTTTAATGAATGGGAAAACAGAGGCGCAAGTTCAGGCAGAGTTTGACAAACAAGGACTTTCTGCTGACAAAGCATCTTACTTAAGACCGTTTAAAGTTTTTACAGGAAACAAACCAACGAATACTATTTTGATTCAAAAACTTACACCAAAAAGCTTAGGATCATTAATTGCATTATACGAACACAAAATTTTCGTTCAAGGTGTTATCTGGAACATTTTCAGTTTTGATCAATGGGGAGTTGAGTTAGGCAAACAATTGGCAAATTCTATCTTAAACGAAATCAATTCTAAGACTGTTAAGAGTCATGATAGTTCAACTTCATTTTTGTTAAATCATTTCTTAAAAAATAAATAG
- a CDS encoding DinB family protein, with protein sequence MSSVFDVQKTIREILLKILDGHSLEQLNKVPDGFSNNIIWNIGHCISSQQLLVYKLSGLPTMVSEEFINKYRKGTKPEGDVSQAEVDEIRTLLSTTLEKTKNDFESGLFVDYNEYTTSVGFTLRHVQGALDFNNYHEGLHTGVAMALRKLV encoded by the coding sequence ATGAGTTCAGTTTTTGATGTACAAAAAACAATAAGAGAAATTCTCTTGAAAATTTTAGATGGTCATTCTTTAGAACAATTAAACAAAGTTCCGGATGGTTTCAGTAACAATATTATTTGGAATATAGGCCATTGTATTTCTTCACAACAGCTTTTGGTTTACAAGCTATCAGGTCTTCCAACAATGGTTTCTGAAGAGTTCATTAACAAATACAGAAAAGGAACCAAACCAGAAGGAGATGTTTCTCAAGCTGAGGTTGATGAGATAAGAACATTACTTTCAACAACTCTAGAAAAAACAAAAAATGATTTTGAAAGTGGTTTATTTGTTGACTACAATGAGTATACTACAAGCGTAGGTTTTACGCTTCGTCATGTTCAGGGAGCCTTAGATTTTAATAATTATCATGAAGGACTTCATACAGGAGTTGCAATGGCATTACGAAAATTGGTTTAA
- a CDS encoding TonB-dependent receptor: MKNWLLTGLFFMIVSTVFSQGKVTGKITDGTGGLPGANVVIKGSTTGTSTDFDGNFSLTSTSSTGEIVISFLGYDNQTVKFTVTNGSTANLGTITLVASNSNELSEVVVTSSIIDVAKDRKTPVAVSTIKAAEIQAKLGSQEFPEILKSTPSVYASKAGGGYGDSRIAIRGFDQKNIAVMINGVPINDMENSSVYWSNWAGISDVTSAMQVQRGLGASKLAISSVGGTINIVTKTSDMKEGGSVSSSFGNNNYLKAQASYNTGIMKNGLSASVLFSRTAGDGYVNGTQFEGYNYFIALGYKASDKHNFQFTFTGAPQWHDQRSQSPLLSDFLKYGSNGDPNIKYNSDWGMRNGEEYNLKTNYYHKPVMSLNWDYDINSTTKLSTVGYASWGRGGGTTSTGGIKGSTPYNGNTLRNAADGTINFDLIENWNSGQPTTLGTRTPVNGRYENVASTGNATNLTNGLSQIASVNSHNWYGAVINLDKKFSENLTFDFGVEGRMYQGIHFQNLIDLLGADVYKNVADVNNNPGYFSTTYAPRPNGNPFVSTDYQDRINYWNDSKVNYYGAFTQLEYTTGNFTAFLQGAISQQAYQRIDHFKYTYDSPLAKTGFKTITGGDIKAGANYNINEHHNVFVNGGIYSKQPFFNAVYPNNASIVNPNLTNEKIKAVEVGYGFRSGIFNANLNAYYTTWDDRFTTAIDQAPTNPSGYYTFQGVNEIHKGVELDVTAKPIDKLKLNGMISIGDWKYSGNATSSRFDVANNPISGDQPLYLDGVKVGNNAQTTMAIGAAYEILNGLNVDANLNYSEKLFGNIDVSKFSAANNKGAMELPGFATTDAGVSYKWNISPKIGALNFRLNVNNVFDKIFINESFTNIFTSDYKTAPTTANPAGVTYAQAGEVYNGVATANRVYFGYGRTWNFSLRYDF; encoded by the coding sequence ATGAAAAATTGGTTACTGACTGGACTATTTTTTATGATAGTTTCGACCGTATTTTCTCAAGGAAAGGTTACTGGTAAAATTACCGACGGAACAGGCGGATTACCAGGAGCAAATGTAGTGATCAAAGGGTCTACTACAGGAACTTCAACAGACTTTGATGGTAATTTTTCCCTTACCTCAACATCAAGCACAGGAGAGATTGTAATCTCTTTTTTAGGTTATGACAACCAAACTGTAAAATTTACAGTAACAAATGGCTCTACTGCAAACTTAGGAACTATCACTTTGGTAGCTTCAAATTCTAACGAATTAAGTGAAGTTGTAGTTACAAGCAGCATTATTGACGTTGCAAAGGACAGAAAAACTCCTGTTGCAGTTTCTACAATTAAAGCCGCTGAAATTCAAGCAAAATTAGGATCTCAGGAGTTTCCTGAAATCTTAAAAAGCACTCCATCTGTATATGCTTCAAAAGCAGGTGGTGGATATGGAGATTCAAGAATTGCGATTCGTGGATTTGACCAAAAAAACATTGCCGTTATGATCAACGGTGTGCCAATCAATGATATGGAAAACAGCTCTGTTTACTGGAGTAACTGGGCAGGTATTTCTGATGTAACTTCTGCAATGCAAGTTCAAAGAGGTCTTGGAGCTTCTAAATTGGCTATTTCTTCTGTTGGAGGAACAATCAATATCGTTACAAAAACATCTGATATGAAAGAAGGTGGATCTGTTTCTTCAAGCTTTGGTAACAATAATTACTTAAAAGCACAAGCTTCTTACAATACAGGAATTATGAAAAACGGACTTTCTGCTTCTGTTTTATTTAGTAGAACAGCTGGAGACGGATACGTTAACGGTACTCAATTTGAAGGATACAACTATTTCATCGCTTTAGGTTACAAAGCTAGCGACAAACATAACTTCCAATTTACATTTACAGGAGCACCTCAATGGCACGACCAAAGATCTCAATCTCCTCTTTTAAGCGATTTCTTAAAATACGGAAGTAATGGTGACCCAAACATTAAATACAACTCTGATTGGGGTATGAGAAATGGTGAGGAATATAATTTAAAAACAAATTATTACCACAAACCTGTAATGTCTCTTAACTGGGATTACGATATCAACTCTACTACAAAATTATCTACAGTAGGTTATGCTTCATGGGGACGTGGAGGAGGAACTACTTCAACAGGTGGTATTAAAGGTAGCACACCATACAATGGTAATACTTTAAGAAATGCTGCTGACGGAACAATCAATTTTGACTTAATTGAAAACTGGAACTCTGGACAACCAACAACATTAGGAACAAGAACTCCTGTTAATGGTAGATATGAGAACGTTGCATCAACTGGTAACGCAACAAACTTAACAAATGGTTTATCTCAAATTGCTTCTGTTAACTCACACAACTGGTATGGTGCAGTAATCAATTTAGATAAAAAATTCTCTGAAAACCTTACATTTGATTTTGGAGTTGAGGGAAGAATGTACCAAGGTATCCACTTCCAAAACTTAATTGATTTACTTGGAGCTGATGTTTACAAAAACGTTGCTGACGTAAATAACAATCCTGGTTATTTTAGCACTACTTATGCTCCAAGACCAAATGGAAATCCATTTGTTAGCACAGACTATCAAGATAGAATTAACTACTGGAATGACAGTAAAGTTAATTACTACGGAGCATTTACCCAATTAGAATATACTACTGGTAACTTTACTGCTTTCCTTCAAGGAGCTATTTCTCAACAAGCTTACCAAAGAATTGACCATTTCAAGTATACTTATGATAGCCCTCTTGCTAAAACAGGTTTCAAAACTATTACTGGTGGAGATATTAAAGCTGGAGCTAACTACAACATTAATGAGCACCACAATGTATTTGTAAATGGAGGTATATACTCAAAACAACCGTTTTTCAATGCAGTATACCCTAACAATGCTTCAATTGTTAACCCTAACCTTACAAACGAAAAAATCAAAGCAGTTGAAGTTGGTTACGGTTTCCGTTCTGGAATCTTCAATGCAAACTTAAATGCTTATTACACAACTTGGGATGACAGATTTACAACTGCAATAGATCAAGCACCAACTAACCCAAGCGGATACTACACTTTCCAAGGTGTTAATGAAATACATAAAGGTGTAGAGTTAGATGTTACAGCGAAACCAATTGACAAGTTAAAATTAAACGGGATGATCTCTATTGGTGACTGGAAATACAGCGGAAATGCTACAAGTAGCCGTTTTGATGTTGCTAACAACCCAATTAGTGGAGACCAACCTTTATACCTAGACGGAGTTAAAGTTGGAAACAATGCTCAAACTACAATGGCAATTGGAGCTGCTTACGAAATCTTAAACGGTCTTAATGTTGATGCAAACCTTAACTATTCTGAGAAGTTATTTGGAAACATCGATGTATCTAAATTTTCAGCTGCAAACAACAAAGGAGCAATGGAATTGCCAGGTTTCGCAACTACAGATGCTGGTGTATCATACAAATGGAACATCTCTCCTAAGATCGGTGCATTAAACTTTAGATTAAATGTAAACAACGTTTTTGATAAAATTTTCATCAACGAATCATTTACAAACATCTTTACAAGTGATTACAAAACTGCTCCTACTACAGCAAACCCTGCTGGTGTAACTTATGCACAAGCTGGAGAAGTTTACAACGGAGTTGCTACTGCAAACAGAGTTTACTTTGGTTACGGAAGAACTTGGAACTTTAGTTTACGTTACGATTTCTAA